The following proteins are co-located in the Pomacea canaliculata isolate SZHN2017 linkage group LG8, ASM307304v1, whole genome shotgun sequence genome:
- the LOC112570482 gene encoding calmodulin isoform X1 has translation MADQLTEEQIAEFKEAFSLFDKDGDGTITTKELGTVMRSLGQNPTEAELQDMINEVDADGNGTIDFPEFLTMMARKMKDTDSEEEIREAFRVFDKDGNGFISAAELRHVMTNLGEKLTDEEVDEMIREADIDGDGQVNYEEFVTMMTSK, from the exons ATG GCAGATCAGCTTACAGAGGAACAGATAGCTG AGTTCAAAGAGGCTTTTTCGCTCTTTGACAAGGATGGAGATGGAACCATCACAACCAAGGAGCTTGGCACTGTCATGCGGTCACTTGGGCAAAATCCAACAGAAGCAGAATTGCAAGACATGATCAATGAAGTAGATGCTGATG GCAATGGTACGATCGACTTTCCAGAGTTCCTTACAATGATGGCACGAAAAATGAAAGATACAGACAGTGAAGAAGAAATCAGAGAAGCATTCCGTGTTTTCGACAAGGATGGCAATGGATTTATCAGTGCAGCTGAGTTACGGCATGTCATGACAAATCTTGGAGAAAAACTGACAGATGAAGAGGTGGACGAGATGATTCGAGAAGCAGATATTGATGGTGATGGACAAGTAAACTATGAAG AATTCGTGACAATGATGACCTCAAAGTAA
- the LOC112570482 gene encoding calmodulin isoform X2, which produces MADQLTEEQIAEFKEAFSLFDKDGDGTITTKELGTVMRSLGQNPTEAELQDMINEVDADGNGTIDFPEFLTMMARKMKDTDSEEEIREAFRVFDKDGNGFISAAELRHVMTNLGEKLTDEEVDEMIREADIDGDGQVNYEEFVTMMTSK; this is translated from the exons GCAGATCAGCTTACAGAGGAACAGATAGCTG AGTTCAAAGAGGCTTTTTCGCTCTTTGACAAGGATGGAGATGGAACCATCACAACCAAGGAGCTTGGCACTGTCATGCGGTCACTTGGGCAAAATCCAACAGAAGCAGAATTGCAAGACATGATCAATGAAGTAGATGCTGATG GCAATGGTACGATCGACTTTCCAGAGTTCCTTACAATGATGGCACGAAAAATGAAAGATACAGACAGTGAAGAAGAAATCAGAGAAGCATTCCGTGTTTTCGACAAGGATGGCAATGGATTTATCAGTGCAGCTGAGTTACGGCATGTCATGACAAATCTTGGAGAAAAACTGACAGATGAAGAGGTGGACGAGATGATTCGAGAAGCAGATATTGATGGTGATGGACAAGTAAACTATGAAG AATTCGTGACAATGATGACCTCAAAGTAA